A region of the Methylobacterium nodulans ORS 2060 genome:
GAGCGATGGCCGTCTGAATCGCATCTTCGATCGACACGGTCGACGAACCGACAATCTCGGTCAGTTTGTATACATGTTCAGACATGACACTCCCCTCCAACCACTGCACCATCGCGCGCACGCCGACAGCAGATCATCTTTGGGAGATACAATCGGCTACAACACATCTCCTTCCCTAGGAGCGACTGCTACTTCGCCGTCCGTTCTTGCTCACATCGACGTGAGCGCGTCAGCCTCGACTGCTGTGTCGGCTCGCTGTGTGGCCGATGTTGTCTGACGGCGGGCATTGAAGCAAGCAGCAAGTGCAGCCCCGTCTTGTTTGCATCGCCACCGGACAGGAATGCCAGGCATCGCCACTCCGCGGTGATGCGGGCCTTCCGGCACCAGCACCCTTGTAGATCATCCGCCGCGATCACACCTGCTCCAGCCGTGGCCGCGCCCGTTCCTGCGCCGACCCTGGAGTTGAGACATGCGCCGCCGTGTCGGCCTCGCCCTGCTCTGCTCGGCCGCGATCGCCGGCCCGGCTCATGCCGGCCCCGCCGAGAGCCTGTCCTTCTGGGATCTCAAGCCCGGGCAGCTGCGCATTCTGGTCGCCTCGCCGCAGGTCATGGTCACCCGCACCGCATCCGGCTGGGAGGCCTATTGCCGCTGTCCCGTAGTGCTCAAGCCGAATGAAATCCCGGAGGCGATGAAGAAGGCCATCATCGCCGTCGAGGATCGGCGCTTCATGGAGCACGGCGGCGTCGACCTCGTCGCTCTGGCGGCGGTGCTCCGCGGCGGACTGAGTCGAGGCGGCAGCACCATACCCATGCAGCTCCTCAAGAACCTCGTGTTCCACGATCTGCAGGGCCGCGACCTCTTCAGCAAGCTCGAACGCAAGGGCTCCGAGGTCTGGCATGCCGGAACCTTCGACGGGGCCGTCGGCAAACAGGAGCTGCTTGCGGCCTATCTCAACCAGATCGAGTTCGGCGGACGCGAGATCGTCGGCCTCTATCGCGCGAGCCGGTACTACTTCCACAAGGAGCCCCGGGACCTGAACCTGTTCGAGTGCGCGCTGCTAGCCGGCATGGTGCAGGCGCCTGCCCGGTTCAATCCGGTCAAGGAGACCACAAAGGAGCGCGCCTATGAGCGCGCGAGGCTCGTGCTCGGCCTCATGGTCCAGCAGGGCAAGATCAGCCAGGCCGAGCGGCTGCGGGCCGAGCGGGTCGGCGTGCGCCCGGGGCTGCTGCCGGAGTTCAGGATCCAGGCGCAGCCCTTCACGGAGTGGATCGTCCAGACCTTGGCCCCACGCTTCGTGCAGGAGGGTGAGACGATCAGGTTCTTCGTCACCCTGGAGCCTCGGTTTCAGCGCCTGGCCGAGAAGCAGCTGAGCGACATGGTCGGCGAGGGGACCATCCCGGCCGAATACGAGGCGGGGGCCGTGATGATGTCCGGCGACGGGCGGGTTCGCGCGATGATCGGCAGCGTGGATTGGTCGCGTCGGCAGTTCAACGCGGCCGTGAAGACGAGCGTGCAGCCCGGCTCGACGGCGAAGCTGCCGCTGATCGTGGCGGCCTGCGAGGCCGGCCTCTCGCCGCAGAGCCGGGTGGTCGATCGTCCGATCACCGCGACGTGGCCCGCCAACGGACATCTCGGCTACAAAGGTGAGACGACGCTCCTGGAGGCGATGGCGTCCTCTCGAAATGCCGCGGCCGTCCGGCTCACCCAGGATCTCGGGGTTCGGCGCGTGGCGGCGGTGAGCCGCCGGCTCGGCATCGAGCCGGGGCCCGATCCGGATGCGGGCTTCGTCCTCGGCTCCTTCTCGACCAACGTGCTGAGCATGACGGCGGCTTACGCCACGGTTGCGAACGGTGGCTATCGCGTCGCGCCGACCGGCGTGCTCGCCGTCGTGGACGGCCGCGGGCAGGTGCGCGCGAGCTTCCTGGACCCGATCCGGACGCGGGTCATCCCGCAAAACTGCGTCGCACCGACACGCAGCATCCTGCGGGAGGTCGTCCGCTCCGGGACAGGACGGAGCGCCGGCCTGGGCCGATGGGCGGCGTATGGAAAGACGGGGACCTCCACGGGCAACGCCGATGCGTGGTTCGTGGGCTGGAGCGAGGGGCGTGTCCTGGGCGTCTGGATGGGGCGGCGGCGTGATGCCGTCGGAGAGGGCCTGGCCGGCAAAGGGGCGCCCGCCGAGTACTTCCGGCGCGTGTCGTCCAGCGCGAACGAGATGGTGGAATACCGCATCGCTCAGCAGCGCGGCAAAGCCGGCAGCCGAACCGCAGGCGGGCCCGATCGCCAGAAAGCCGCCAATCCGCAGAAGGCGCCCGAGCACAGGCCGGTTCACGCGAGCCTGGCGCCACGCCTCGACGGACCTGAAGCGATCCGACTGAATGCCGCCCCGCGCCCGCCTTTGCGGCCGTTCAGAGAGGCCGTGCCCTGGTTGCGCGACGAGGACGAGGACTTGAGCCCCTGGTGAGGCACGATCGTCGCGCTTCTGATCCATTCTGTTCGGATCCATTCCTGTCCGGATCCCGGGCGCATCCCATCGAACAGCCGCGCTGACGGACAGCCGCGTCATTCAACGCGCTAGGCCGCTGGCGCTGGAGCCGCGCCCGTTTCGGTTGAAACGGCCACGGCTCTAAGCCTTTGATGTGACGCGCTCCCTTGCGCCGAACCGGGATCCACTGCGGCGGGGAGCGCTCTAGTGGTCTGGACCGGCGGCCCTTACCGATAAGATCGTGATCGAGGCCTGCTCGATCTATGTTGTATGCTGCCGCGTGGCACACGCCGCAGCAGGAGCTCGAGATGACGAAGCTCTTCATCGCCAAGATCACCGAAGCCGGCGCGCCGCGCCCGCTCGTCACCGTACGGGCGGCGGGCGAGGGAGAAGCCCGCCTGTTCCTGGAAGCCGCCTACCCCGACGCCGACATCGAGGCGGTGGTGGAGCCGAGCGACTGGGTGAGCGACGCCGACACGGGAATCGCGGCCGGCGACATCCGCGAGCATCCCGGCGTCGCCTGGCAGGCGCCGTCGAGCTTGGCCGATTAGGATCTGCGCAGCGGGATGTCGTCGCCATGGCCATCGCTCGGGCTCGCCGGCTGAGGCGTTCCGCCGCCTGGATTCTGAGCCTGCTCGCGCGGCCGGCGCGCAGGGCGCAAGTGACGCAAGGCGTGGCGGTCGAAGCCTATCGCGGCTACGGCTCCGCCGAGGAGATCTTCCTCATCGGCCGCGTGTTCCGGCAATCCGGCACGGAGCGCGACGCGGACCCGGACGACCTGCGCGCGCAGTTGCGCGACATCGGCCGGCGGATCCGGCGCCGGCGCCTCGCCGATGTCGGCGTGACGGCGTGCTTCGGCGGCAGCGCGGTGCGCGTCGCGACCGACGGAGACGGTTACTTCCGCATCCACCTGCGCCCCCGCGAGCCGCCTCGGAGCGAGGGGGCGTGGCACCCGGTCGAGATCACCCTCGACGCGGATCCTCCGGTTCACGCGCAGGGCGAGGTGTTCATCCCGCCCGAGCGCTGCCGCTTCGTGGTGATCAGCGACATCGACGACACCGTCATGCACACCGGTGTCGCCAACAAGCTCAAGATGCTCTGGCGCCTGTTCGTCGCCGACGCGGCGAGCCGGGTCGCCTTTCCGGGCGTCGCGGCGCTCTACCGCGCGCTCCATGCCGGCCCCGCCGGCGCGGAGCGGAACCCGATGCTCTACGTGTCGCGCGCGCCTTGGGGCATCTACGACATGCTCTCGGAGTTCTTCCGGCTGCATGCCATTCCGGTCGGGCCGGTGCTGTTCCTGCGCGAGTGGGGGCTGTCGTGGCGCCATCCCCTGCCGCGTCGGGCCGAGGAGCACAAGCGCGATCTGATCGGCCACATGCTCACGCTCTACCACGACCTGCCGTTCGTGCTGATCGGCGACAGTGGTCAGCATGATCCCGAGGTCTACGCGCGGATCGTGAGCGAGAACCCCGGCCGGGTGCTGGCGGTCTACATCCGCAACGTGTCGCGCGAGGCGAGCCGCGCAGCGGAGATCGAGCAGCTTGCGAAGACGGTCGCGGCGGCAGGAAGCAGCCTCGTGCTGGCTGCCGACAGCCGCGCGATCGCCGAGCACGCGGCACGCCTCGGCCTGATTGCTGCGCAAGCGGTGGAGGATGTCGCCTCGGAGAAGGTGGCGGCCGAAGGCGCAGGCCGACGGTCTCCGCTACGCCGGATCAGCAGGTCCACGCCCGATGCCACCGCCGCGGCCGTGACCGGAGGAGAACTGGACGCTGCGCTCGATGACTCGTCGCCCGATCCCCCGAACGTCATCGTCGAGCCCGCGCACCGGGGTCACACCGGCTCATAGGAGGCGGAGCTGCGCATCTTGCGAGAAAGCAAAGTACCGACGAACGGGCGATGATGCCGACGGTCCTTTTCAAGGCCGGTTGGGATCAGTTCGCCACCGGCAGCGCCGACCCTGACGGATGAAACCGGCTGAATGAGCGCTCCCGCCGGCGGCAGCCAACCCCGGCCCTCAATCGAATGCTGGCTCAGCATGAGGAGCGCGGCGGCTGCCACGCAGGTCAGGTTCTATTTAGCTGGCGTGAGAGCCTTGGCGCCAAAATGCCGGAATGGCCAAGAGCCTGAGCATGCGCCGTTCTCAAGGCAGCTGGAAACTTTGCGATTTGCTGAGAATGGGTGGTGGGGGAAGTAGGACTCGAACCTACGAAGGCATAGCCAGCGGATTTACAGTCCGCCCCCTTTGCCGCTCGGGACATTCCCCCATCGCGGCGGTGGCCGCGGGGCCGGCGCGCCGGGCGCCGACGGAGGCCCTTATGGTGGAGCCCCCCCGCAGGTGTCAAGCGGGATGACCGGCCGGATCAGACGGTCTCGGCCGCATCGCACAGCCGCAGCTGAACCCGCTCCCCGCCGCGCCAACGGTCGCGCGACAGCGTGCCGGCGGCATGGATGTCCCGGCCGATGCTGCGCAGGAGCAGTTGACCGAGCGGCCCCTCGGCGGCCCGGAAGGCGATCGCCCCCACGGTGACGCCGTCGCGTCCGCGCAACTGTGCCTTGACGTGGCCGGTGCCGACGATGCGGGCATCTGCGATCCGGTGGCGGGCGAGCGCGAAGACGGGCTCGGGCGCCCCCTGGCCGAAGGGACCGGCCCGCTCCACCGCCGCGACGAGATCGGGCTGCACGCCTCCGGCCGAGAGCACTCCGTCGACGAGGAGGGCCTGAGCGGCGCGGGCATCCCCCACCGCCGCGGCAAGTTCCTGGGAGAGCCCGTCGCGGAACCGGTCGAGATCGACGGCGGCGAGCGTCACGCCCGCCGCCATGGCGTGGCCGCCGCCCTTAGCTGCGAGCCCCGCCTCCACGGCCCGGCGCACTGCCCGGCCGAGATCAGCCCCGATGATGGAGCGCCCGGACCCGGTGGCAGTGCCGTCCTCGCGCAGGGCGAAGGCGAAGGCCGGGCGCCCGAACCGCTCCTTGAGCCGCGCCGCGATCAGGCCCACGACGCCCGGATGCCAATCGGGGCTCCCGGCCACGATCACCGGCTGGTCCGGATCGCGCTCCAGGCGCAGGGCGGCCAGAGCCTCGGCCTCGGCCACGGCGGCGGCCTCGATGGCCTGTCGCTCCCGGTTGAGCTGATCGAGCTGCGCGGCGATGCCGGCCGCCTCGATCGGATCCTCGCAGAGGAGGAGGCGCGCGCCGAGAGTGGCGTCGCCGATCCGCCCTCCGGCATTGATGCGGGGGCCGACCAGGAAGCCGAGATGCCAAGCCTGCGGCGGTTCCGCGAGGCCCGCAGCGTCGAGGAGCGCCGCGAGGCCGCGCCGCCCGCGCCCGCGCATCACCGCAAGCCCCTGGCGCACGAAGGCGCGGTTGAGGCCGAGCAAGGGCACCACATCGGCGACGGTAGCGAGCGCCACGAGGTCGAGGCCGGCCATCAGGTCGGGAACCTCCACGCCGTCGCGGCGCAGCCGCCGCTTGAGCGCAACCAGGGTGAGGAAGACCACGCCCGCCGCGCAGAGATGACCGAGCCCCGAGAGGTCGTCGAGGCGATTCGGGTTCACGACGGCCCGGGCCGGGGGAAGCGTCTCGGGAGCGCCGTGATGATCGAGGACCAGCACGTCGAGGCCGAGCCGCGCGGCCTCGGCCAGGGGTCCGTGCCCCGCGGTGCCGCAATCCACCGTGACGAGGAGGCTCGCCCCCTCCCCTGCCAGCATGCGGATGGCCTCGCCATTCGGGCCATAGCCCTCGGTGATCCGGTCCGGGATGTGAAGGCGGAACGGCACGCCGAGATCGCGCAGCGTGCCGGCGAGGAGCGCGGCGCTCGCCGCGCCGTCGACATCGTAATCGCCGAAGATCGCGACCTTCTCGCGCCGGAGCACCGCATGCGCGAGCCGATCGGCCGCCGCCTCCATGTCGACGAGGATGCTCGGGTCCGGCATCAGATCGCGCAGGCGCGGCTCGAGGAAGCCCGGCACCTCGCCCGGGGCGACGCCGCGGCCCGCGAGCACCCGGGCCAGCACCTCGGGAAGGCCGTGGCTCTGCGCGATGGTGACGGCCGCCGCCTGGGGGCCGGCCTCGGCGCAGCGGTCGCGCCAGGGGCGGCCGAGCACGGAGCGGTGAACGTCGAGGAGCGGGCGCGGGTGGTCGATGAGGGCGGTCACGCGGGCCAGTCTAGCCGGATTCCCGCTCGGCCGCTGCCGCAGCCGGGAGACACCTCAAAAGCGAGCAAGAGCGGGGCGTCATGCGGCTTCCAGTTGATCTGTTCCAAGACGAGTCCGCGCGGGGAACCCCTCTCCCGTGCGGGAGAGGGGATCCCGCGGTTCCCGCGCCCTCTCGTTTCCGAACAGATCACCCGGAAGCCGTATCATGCCCCCTCGCCGCAATAAAAAAGCGGGGCGCTAAGGCCCCGCTCGATTCGCCATCGCAAGCCCGGTTCAGAAGCTCTTGACGATCTCGTCGACCACCTTCTTGGCGTCGCCGAACAGCATCATGGTGTTGTCGCGGAAGAACACCTCGTTCTCGACGCCTGCATAGCCCGAGCCCATGCCGCGCTTGACGAACAGCACGGTCTTGGCCTTCTCCACGTCGAGGATCGGCATGCCGAAGATCGGCGATTGCGGATCCGTCTTGGCGGCCGGGTTGGTGACGTCGTTGGCGCCGATCACGAAGGCGACATCCGCCTGCGGGAACTCGCCGTTGATGTCCTCCAGCTCGAACACCTCGTCGTAGGGCACGTTCGCCTCGGCGAGGAGCACGTTCATGTGGCCCGGCATGCGGCCCGCCACCGGGTGGATGGCGTACTTGACCTCGACGCCCTCCTTCTTGAGCTGGTCGGCCATCTCGCGGAGCGAGTGCTGGGCCTGCGCCACCGCCATGCCGTAGCCCGGCACGATGATGACCTTCTCGGCATTCTTCATGATGAAGGCCGCATCGTCCGCCGAGCCCTGCTTCACCGGCCGCGCCTCGACCTGCCCGCCGGCCGCGACGGCGGATTCGCCGCCGAAGCCGCCCAGGATCACCGAGATGAACGAGCGGTTCATCGCGTGGCACATGATGTAGGACAGGATCGCGCCCGAGGAGCCGACCAGGGAGCCGGTGATGATCAGCGCGAGGTTGCCGAGCGTGAAGCCGATGCCCGCCGCGGCCCAGCCCGAATAGGAGTTGAGCATCGAGACGACGACCGGCATGTCGGCGCCGCCGATCGGGATGATCAGGAGCCCGCCCAGCGCGAAGGACAGGAGCACGATCAGCCAGAAGAGGACCTTGCTCTCGTTGGCGATGAAGGTCGCGAGCAGGACGACGAGCAGGACGCCCAGCAGGATGTTGATGAGGTGCCGCTGCGGCAGCATGATCGGCTTGCCCGACATGCGCCCGTCGAGCTTGAGGAAGGCGATCACCGAGCCCGTGAAGGTGATGGCGCCGATGGCGACGCCGAGCCCCATCTCGAACAAGGACTGCTTGTGGATGTGGCCGCCTTCCAGGATGCCGAAGGCATGCGGCGCGTAGAGCGCGCCCGCCGCCACTGCCACGGCCGCGAGACCGACGAGGGAGTGGAAGGCCGCCACGAGCTGCGGCATCGCGGTCATCGGCACGCGCCGGGCGATGACGGCGCCCACGCCGCCGCCGATTCCGAGGCCGAGCAGCACCAGCAACCACGCGCCCGCGCCGGCAGGCGCGTGGCCGACGAGCGTGGTCAGGATCGCGATCCCCATGCCGACCATGCCGTACAGGTTGCCCTGCCGGGAGGTGGTCGGGTGCGACAGGCCCCGCAGCGCCATGATGAACAGGACGCCGGCGACGATGTAGAGAAGGGAAGAGATGTTCTCCGACATCGCGTCACGCCTTCTTCTTGTACATGCCGAGCATGCGCTGGGTGACGAGGAAGCCGCCGAAGATGTTCACGCTCGCGAAGACGAGGCCGAGGAAGCCGAGGAAGCGGGCAATTCCGGTGCCCTTCTCGACGAGCGGAACGCCGACCGCGAGGAGCGCGCCGACCACGATCACCGACGAGATCGCGTTGGTGACCGACATCAGGGGGGTGTGGAGGGCCGGGGTCACCGACCAGACCACGTAATAGCCGACGAAGATCGCCAGCACGAAGATCGCGAGGCGGAACACGGTGGGATCGACCGCGCCGTGGGTGACGGCCGCGATGCCGTGGCCGGCCGCATCGGCGATGGCCTGGGCTTGTTCGGCGGCCTTGGCCGCGATGTCGGCGGCGGTCCGGGCGGCGGCAGCCGCCGCGCGCGCCTGCTCGGCCGCCTGGTCTGGAGGAAGCGTCGCCATGAAGGTCTCCGCGGGGATCAGGCGTTGGGCTGGAAGTTCGGATGGATGACGGCGCCGTCGCGCGTCAGGCAGGTCGCCTTGACGAGCTCGTCATCCCACTTCACGGCGAGGCTCTTCGACGCCTTGTCGATCAGGGTCTCGACGAAGGCATAGAGATTGCGCGCGTAGAGGCTCGACGAGGTGGCGGCGAGGCGGCCCGGCACGTTGGCGTAGGCCACGATCTTCACGCCGTTCGGCGTCTCGACGATCTCGTCGGCCTTGGCGCCCTCGACATTGCCGCCGCGCTCCACCGCGAGGTCGACCAGCACGGAGCCCGGCCGCATCGCCGCAATCATCTCGGCGGTGACGAGCCTGGGGGCGGGACGGCCCGGGATCAGCGCCGTGGTGATGACGATGTCCTGCTTGGCGATGTGGCTCGCCACCAGCTCCGCCTGCTTGCGGCGGTACTCGGCCGACATCTCCTTGGCGTAGCCGCCCGCGGTCTCGGCCTGCTTGAACTCCTCGTCCTCGACGGCGATGAACTTGGCGCCGAGCGACTCGACCTGCTCCTTGGCGGCCGGGCGCACGTCGGTCGCCGTCACCACGGCGCCGAGGCGGCGTGCGGTGGCGATGGCCTGGAGCCCGGCGACGCCGGCCCCCATCACGAAGACGCGGGCCGCCGGCACGGTGCCGGCCGCGGTCATCATCATGGGCAGCGCCCGGCCGTAGACGGCGGCCCCGTCCACCACGGCGCGGTAGCCGGCGAGGTTCGCCTGGCTCGACAGCACGTCCATCACCTGCGCGCGGGTGATGCGCGGCATCAGCTCCATGGCGATGGCGGCAACCCCCGCATCGGCCAGGGCCTTGATCTCGGCCTCGTGGCCGTAGGGGTCCATGATCCCGACGACGATCGCTCCGCGCTTGAGCCCCGGGAGCTCCTCGGCGGCCGGCCGGCGGACGCGCAGCACGATTTCGGCATCCTTCGCGGCCGCGGCTGCGTCCGGCGCAATGGTCGCGCCGACGGCCTCGAACTCGCTGTCGGGAAGCCCGGCCTTGGCGCCGGCACCCGACTGGACCGTCACGTCGGCGCCGAGCGACTTGTATTTCTTGACCGTCTCGGGGATCGCCGCGACGCGCGGCTCCGCCGGGTCGGTCTCGGATAGCACCGCGATCCGCATCCATTCATCCTTCGGTCATGTGTGGAGAACGGCTGCCGGCGACGCCGGCACCGAGGGGAGACCCACACAACCGTGAAGCTGATTCCTCCCGCCGAGATCGCCTCTAGTGTATTTTTTCGAGCTTTGAAAGCGCGGCGCGGCCATTCGCACACAACGCGAAAGGCCGCTGCCTTGCCGGGCAGCGGCCTTTCGCCGGTCTCAGGCAGTTCCGAATGCGGATCAGTACAGGGCGAGAAGAACCGCGAGCAGCACCGCCACCGCTCCCGGCGCCCGCCAGCCGAGCGCCGGCGCCAGGGCGCCGACCGCGCCGGCGAGGCCCGACAGCACGACGCCGAAGATCGCCGTGAGCCACGCCTCGCGGATCCCGCCGATCCCGAGCGACAGAATCCAGCAGACCACGACCGTGGTGGCGATCTCCACGAAGCGCACGAAGCCGCGATAGGTCGCCTCGTGGGTGTCCCCGTCCATGGAGGGCCCGTAAGCGTCGTTGGAGGCGTGGTTGCTGCTAGCCATTCTGCGGGGGCCCCGGTCGTCTCGGTGTTGGGAGGCGCTTTAGCGCATGGTCCGGGTTGCGGCAATGCAGGAGGCACCGGGATCGGCACCCCCATTCGGGTGAGACGGAGCGCGTGGGCGAAGCGGGATTAAACGCGCTTCCCGCCTCACGCGGGGAGCGGCAGCTTCGCCGCTTCGAGCGCCATCTTCTGGCGGGCCGCCAGCTCATCAAGGGAGAAGCGGTCGATCTCGGCCTCGAACAGGCGGTGATAGTTCAACTCCGAGCGCAGGTGCAGGAACACCGCCCCGAGCCCCACCGCCGCCCGGTCCATGAACACGAATTCCCGCGGCACGGTGACGGGGCCGCGCTCCTTGAGGGCGCGGTGCACCTCGAAGGCCTGGCGCCGGCCGTATTCGCCGGGCTTCACCCCATCGGCCACCGTGCGCACGCGGTCCTCGAGGAGCGGCCCATAGATGAACCGTGCCCAGATGTTGAGGATGTCGATCAACTCGCGGTTGAGCCGGCGGAAGCCCCAGCTCTCGTAGGCATGGACGATGCGCTCCTGGTCATCGTGCAGGAGGCCCCGGTAGAGATCGACCACGCCGCCGACGAAGCGCGGGTGGAAGATGCGGATGCAGCCGTAATCGAGCAGGTTGATGCCCTGCGGCTCGCCGCCCTCCGAGAACACCGTGTAGTTGCCGAGATGCGGGTCCCCGTGGATGACGGCGGCGCGGCTGAAGGGGTGCCACCACGCCTTGAACATCGCGTGGGCGAGCCGGTTGCGGATCTCCAGCGGGGCCTGCGCGAAGGTCAGGATCTTCTCGCCCTCGAGCCAGTCGAGGGTCAGCAGGCGCTTCGTCGTGAGGCCCGGATGCACGCCGGGCACCCGGACGGTCGCGATGTCGCGCAGCACCTCGCTGTAGAGGGCGGCATGCTTGGCCTCGCGCAGGTAGTCGAGCTCCTCCCGCACCCGGTCGCCGATCTCCTTGGCGATCTCGCGGGTGTCGATGGCGATGCGCATGCGCCGGTGCAGCGCGAAGGCGAATTCGAGCTGCTTGAGATCCGCCTCGACGGCGGATTGCATGTCCGGGTACTGGAGCTTGCAGGCGAGCGGGGCGCCGTCCCGGGTCGCGGCCCGGTGCACCTGGCCGAGGGAGGCGGCCGCGGAGGGCTTCAGGTCGAAGCTGCCGAAGCGGCTCTGCCAATCGGCCCCGAGTTCGGCCGCCATGCGCCGCTTGACGAAGGCGGCGCCCATCGGCGGCGCCTCGGATTGCAGCTTCTGCAGCTCCTGGGCGTATTCGGGCGGCAGCAGATCGGGAACGGTGGCGAGAAGCTGCGCCACCTTCATGATCGGCCCCTTCAGGCCCCCGAGGGCCTGAGCCAGGGCGGCGGCGTTCGACAGCTCCTCGCCCTTCCGGCCGAGCAGCCGGGACCCCGCCATCCGGGCCGCGACGCCGCCCATATTGGCGCCGACCCGGGCATAGCGGGCGGCGCGGGCGGAGAAGCGGTTGGCTTCGGTGTCGGACATGCGCGGAAACTCACCGGAAGGCGTTGGCGGGCCTCGATTCCAACGGGCATCGCCAATGACCGTTGGTTCCGGTCTCGCATGGTCGCCAAGCCGGACGCTTGGCGACCATGCGAGACAGGTCAACGGCCCGAGCTGCCGATGCATCGGGCCGTTGGCATGAGATATGTCCCGGCGACGGTTCCGCTAGGCCGCCGGGCGGGATGGTCGCACCGGCGTCAGGACTGCCGCAGGGCGCTGCGCAGCGCCCGGATCATCTCCTCGACCGCCCCGTCGCGATCATGGCTGCTCACCGCATATTGCACGGACGCGTCGAGATGGTCGCTGATCAGCTGCAGCGCCGCCTCCCGCACCGCAGCCGTGATGGCGTTCATCTGCTGCACCTCGTCCAGGCAGTAGCGGTCCTCCTGCACCATGGACTGAAGGCCGCGAACCTGCCCCTCGATCCGCTTCAAGCGCTGCAGAATCGGCCGCTTCTCCTCCTCGGTGCGGCGGATCTGAAGGCGTCCATCCTGGTAGGTGTAGTCCATGACCATCCGATCCGGTTCGTCCGCGGCCCGCATGCGAGGAGATTGCGGCACGACTGTTCGAGCTCGCAGGGACGACCGCTGTCCTGTCTCTACGGAAGCCGAACGGATCGGATATTTCGGCCCTTCCGGTCAAGGCCGATCGCGCCAGTCCGCCAGGTATGTTCACGCCCGTGCCCGGCCGGCGACAGAATCCCGCGCCCGGCCGGGCCGATCCAACCGGCTCAGGCCGGCTAGGCCCGGCCGATTTTCCCGGCTTAGCCCGCCGCAGGCCGAGTGGTCGCCAGACGTCACCACAGAGCATCCTCGTCCGAACACTCTGGCGAATTCTCGCGAAACGCGCAACGGCGACCGCGTGACCGATACCGGCCGAGCATCGGTCTCGCGATATCGCATGAAACCGTCGAGGCCAGCTCGGCTTTAGGCCTCCATCTCTTCGAGTTCCGCGATCATGCCCTCGATCATCGACAGGCCGATCTGCCAGAAGGACGGGTCGCGGGCGTCGAGCCCGAACGGGGCCAGGAGCTCGCCGTAGGGCTTGCTCCCGCCCGCCGACAGGAGCGCGAAGTAGCGGTCGACGAACCCCTCCTCGGCGTTCCGGTACACGCCGTAGAGCGAGTTCACGAGGCAGTCGCCGAAGGCGTAGGCATAGACGTAGAAGGGCGAGTGGATGAAGTGCGGGATATAGGCCCAGAAGGGCTCGTAGCCCGCATCCAGCCGGATCGCCGGCCCGAGGCTCTCGGCCTGGACGGACATCCAGAGGGCGCAGATCTGGTCGGCGGTGAGCTCGCCCGCGCGGCGCGCGAGGTGGAGCTCGCGCTCGAAGACGTAGAAGGCGATCTGCCGCACCACCGTGTTGATCATGTCCTCGACCTTGGCGGCGAGGAGCGCCCGGCGCTGGCGGCGATCGGTCGTGGCGTCGAGCACGCGGCGGAAGGTCAGCATCTCGCCGAAGACGCTCGCGGTCTCGGCGAGCGTCAGCGGCGTCGGTGCCATCAGCGCCCCGTTGCCGGCGGCGAGCACCTGATGG
Encoded here:
- a CDS encoding transglycosylase domain-containing protein — protein: MRRRVGLALLCSAAIAGPAHAGPAESLSFWDLKPGQLRILVASPQVMVTRTASGWEAYCRCPVVLKPNEIPEAMKKAIIAVEDRRFMEHGGVDLVALAAVLRGGLSRGGSTIPMQLLKNLVFHDLQGRDLFSKLERKGSEVWHAGTFDGAVGKQELLAAYLNQIEFGGREIVGLYRASRYYFHKEPRDLNLFECALLAGMVQAPARFNPVKETTKERAYERARLVLGLMVQQGKISQAERLRAERVGVRPGLLPEFRIQAQPFTEWIVQTLAPRFVQEGETIRFFVTLEPRFQRLAEKQLSDMVGEGTIPAEYEAGAVMMSGDGRVRAMIGSVDWSRRQFNAAVKTSVQPGSTAKLPLIVAACEAGLSPQSRVVDRPITATWPANGHLGYKGETTLLEAMASSRNAAAVRLTQDLGVRRVAAVSRRLGIEPGPDPDAGFVLGSFSTNVLSMTAAYATVANGGYRVAPTGVLAVVDGRGQVRASFLDPIRTRVIPQNCVAPTRSILREVVRSGTGRSAGLGRWAAYGKTGTSTGNADAWFVGWSEGRVLGVWMGRRRDAVGEGLAGKGAPAEYFRRVSSSANEMVEYRIAQQRGKAGSRTAGGPDRQKAANPQKAPEHRPVHASLAPRLDGPEAIRLNAAPRPPLRPFREAVPWLRDEDEDLSPW
- a CDS encoding App1 family protein, with protein sequence MAIARARRLRRSAAWILSLLARPARRAQVTQGVAVEAYRGYGSAEEIFLIGRVFRQSGTERDADPDDLRAQLRDIGRRIRRRRLADVGVTACFGGSAVRVATDGDGYFRIHLRPREPPRSEGAWHPVEITLDADPPVHAQGEVFIPPERCRFVVISDIDDTVMHTGVANKLKMLWRLFVADAASRVAFPGVAALYRALHAGPAGAERNPMLYVSRAPWGIYDMLSEFFRLHAIPVGPVLFLREWGLSWRHPLPRRAEEHKRDLIGHMLTLYHDLPFVLIGDSGQHDPEVYARIVSENPGRVLAVYIRNVSREASRAAEIEQLAKTVAAAGSSLVLAADSRAIAEHAARLGLIAAQAVEDVASEKVAAEGAGRRSPLRRISRSTPDATAAAVTGGELDAALDDSSPDPPNVIVEPAHRGHTGS
- the recJ gene encoding single-stranded-DNA-specific exonuclease RecJ, which codes for MTALIDHPRPLLDVHRSVLGRPWRDRCAEAGPQAAAVTIAQSHGLPEVLARVLAGRGVAPGEVPGFLEPRLRDLMPDPSILVDMEAAADRLAHAVLRREKVAIFGDYDVDGAASAALLAGTLRDLGVPFRLHIPDRITEGYGPNGEAIRMLAGEGASLLVTVDCGTAGHGPLAEAARLGLDVLVLDHHGAPETLPPARAVVNPNRLDDLSGLGHLCAAGVVFLTLVALKRRLRRDGVEVPDLMAGLDLVALATVADVVPLLGLNRAFVRQGLAVMRGRGRRGLAALLDAAGLAEPPQAWHLGFLVGPRINAGGRIGDATLGARLLLCEDPIEAAGIAAQLDQLNRERQAIEAAAVAEAEALAALRLERDPDQPVIVAGSPDWHPGVVGLIAARLKERFGRPAFAFALREDGTATGSGRSIIGADLGRAVRRAVEAGLAAKGGGHAMAAGVTLAAVDLDRFRDGLSQELAAAVGDARAAQALLVDGVLSAGGVQPDLVAAVERAGPFGQGAPEPVFALARHRIADARIVGTGHVKAQLRGRDGVTVGAIAFRAAEGPLGQLLLRSIGRDIHAAGTLSRDRWRGGERVQLRLCDAAETV
- a CDS encoding NAD(P)(+) transhydrogenase (Re/Si-specific) subunit beta, translated to MSENISSLLYIVAGVLFIMALRGLSHPTTSRQGNLYGMVGMGIAILTTLVGHAPAGAGAWLLVLLGLGIGGGVGAVIARRVPMTAMPQLVAAFHSLVGLAAVAVAAGALYAPHAFGILEGGHIHKQSLFEMGLGVAIGAITFTGSVIAFLKLDGRMSGKPIMLPQRHLINILLGVLLVVLLATFIANESKVLFWLIVLLSFALGGLLIIPIGGADMPVVVSMLNSYSGWAAAGIGFTLGNLALIITGSLVGSSGAILSYIMCHAMNRSFISVILGGFGGESAVAAGGQVEARPVKQGSADDAAFIMKNAEKVIIVPGYGMAVAQAQHSLREMADQLKKEGVEVKYAIHPVAGRMPGHMNVLLAEANVPYDEVFELEDINGEFPQADVAFVIGANDVTNPAAKTDPQSPIFGMPILDVEKAKTVLFVKRGMGSGYAGVENEVFFRDNTMMLFGDAKKVVDEIVKSF
- a CDS encoding proton-translocating transhydrogenase family protein, with amino-acid sequence MATLPPDQAAEQARAAAAAARTAADIAAKAAEQAQAIADAAGHGIAAVTHGAVDPTVFRLAIFVLAIFVGYYVVWSVTPALHTPLMSVTNAISSVIVVGALLAVGVPLVEKGTGIARFLGFLGLVFASVNIFGGFLVTQRMLGMYKKKA